The DNA window TGGTGGTGAAGGTCCTCGTCGAGACCATTAACCCGGCCTCGGCCGAGGAGCTGCGCAAGCTGCTCGACGAGAAGAAGGCCGACGCTGCCGTCCTCGGCGCCATCCCGGGCACCGACGTCGGCCCCTTGCTCTCCGACGTGGCCAAGCGCGCGCGCGTCTCCGTGCCACCCGGGACGAGCCAGGTCGCCATCCAGGTCGAGCTGACCCCGGAGGAGCTCGATCGTGTGGCCAAGGCCGGCAACGCCCTCGCCGAGGCCTTCAAGCAGGCCTACAGCAACGTGCGCCTGTTCCAGCTCCTCGTGCCGAAATTTTGAGCCCCGCGGGGGAGGCGAGCGCTCCCCTGGCGCGAGGCCCACAACCTGCCCACATTCCCGTTCCCGGCCCCATGGGCCGTGCTAGTAGGAACCCAGACCCATGACTGAACCTCGCATGGTCGAGTGCCGCAAACTCGGCAAGCTCCTCCCTGGCCTGACCCGGCCGCCGTTCAAGAACGAGCTGGGCAAGCGCATCTACGAAGAGATCTCCAAGGAGGCCTGGGACGAGTGGCTCAAGGAGTCGGTCCGCTACATCAACACCTACCGGTGGGACCTCGCCAGCGCCGAGGGGCAGCGGCTCATGATGCAGCAGATCGCCATCCACTTCGGCTTCGAGGAAGGCGAGAAGATCAACACCGCCTGGACGCCCCCCAAGCCCGAGCCGAACGGCTGAACGGGGAGCGCTCGGCGAGCGACCCGCGGCGTCAGGCTCTCGGCTTTGCGAGCTTCGCCACCAGCGCG is part of the Chondromyces crocatus genome and encodes:
- a CDS encoding oxidative damage protection protein; the protein is MTEPRMVECRKLGKLLPGLTRPPFKNELGKRIYEEISKEAWDEWLKESVRYINTYRWDLASAEGQRLMMQQIAIHFGFEEGEKINTAWTPPKPEPNG